One stretch of Meriones unguiculatus strain TT.TT164.6M chromosome 7, Bangor_MerUng_6.1, whole genome shotgun sequence DNA includes these proteins:
- the Nags gene encoding N-acetylglutamate synthase, mitochondrial has translation MATAWVATALRSAAAARRLRSPGGPGGSRKLSGSARRRGPRSASPGRRLSTARAPAEDAEGPKGRVQSPAVEEPWTPLPTPLESPAPPAGRSLVQRDIQAFLNQCGASPGEARHWLTQFQTCYHSVDKPFAVMEVDEEVLQCPKAVSSLAFALAFLQRMDMKPLVVLGLPAPTAPSGCLSFWEAKAQLAQSCKVLVDELRHNAASAVPFFGGGSVLSAAEPAPHASYGGIVSVETDLLQWCLESNSVPILCPIGETAARRSVLLDSLEVTASLAKALRPTKIVFLNTSGGLRDTSQKILSNVNLPADLDLVTNAEWLSTKERQQIRLIVDVLSRLPHYSSAVITAASTLLTELFSNKGCGTLFKNAERMLRVRSLDSLDQGRLVNLVNLSFGKKLREDYLESLRPRLHSIYVSEGYNAAAILTVEPVLGGTPYLDKFVVNSSRQGQGSGQMLWECLRRDLQTLFWRSRVTNPINPWYFKHSDGSFSNKQWIFFWFGLADIRDSYELVNHAKGLPDSFCKPASDPGS, from the exons ATGGCGACGGCGTGGGTAGCCACAGCCCTGCGGTCCGCTGCAGCGGCCAGAAGGCTGCGCAGCCCGGGAGGACCGGGGGGCTCACGGAAGCTGAGCGGTAGCGCTCGGCGTCGAGGGCCGAGGAGCGCCAGCCCGGGACGCCGGCTCAGCACCGCCAGGGCTCCCGCAGAGGACGCGGAGGGCCCTAAAGGTCGTGTCCAGTCTCCTGCCGTCGAGGAGCCGTGGACACCGCTCCCAACGCCCCTCGAGTCCCCTGCGCCTCCCGCCGGCAGGTCCCTGGTGCAGCGGGACATCCAGGCCTTCCTGAACCAATGTGGTGCCAGCCCAGGGGAGGCACGCCACTGGCTCACGCAATTCCAGACCTGCTACCACTCGGTGGACAAGCCCTTCGCCGTCATGGAG GTGGATGAGGAGGTGCTCCAGTGCCCAAAGGCGGTGTCCAGCCTGGCTTTCGCCCTAGCCTTCCTGCAACGCATGGACATGAAGCCGCTGGTGGTCCTGGGGCTGCCGGCCCCCACGGCACCATCGGGCTGTCTTTCCTTCTGGGAGGCTAAGGCGCAGCTCGCTCAGAGCTGCAAGGTGCTGGTGGATGAGCTGCGCCATAACGCGGCTTCTGCTGTGCCCTTTTTCGGCGGCGGATCAGTGCTGAGCGCTGCGGAACCAGCCCCCCATGCCAG CTACGGCGGCATCGTCTCGGTGGAGACGGACCTGTTGCAGTGGTGCCTGGAGTCCAACAGCGTTCCCATCCTGTGCCCCATCGGGGAGACGGCTGCGCGCCGCTCGGTGCTGCTTGACTCCCTGGAGGTGACCGCGTCTCTGGCCAAGGCTCTGCGGCCCACCAAAATCGTCTTCCTTAACACTTCAGGCGGCCTGCGGGATACCAGTCAGAAG ATCCTAAGCAACGTGAACCTGCCGGCCGACCTTGACCTTGTTACCAACGCCGAGTGGCTGAGCACCAAAGAACGCCAGCAGATTCGCCTCATCGTGGACGTGCTCAGCCGCCTGCCGCACTACTCCTCCGCGGTCATCACCGCCGCCAGCACGCTGCTCACGGAGCTCTTTAGCAACAAGG GCTGTGGCACCCTGTTTAAAAACGCTGAGCGGATGCTGCGAGTGCGCAGCCTCGACAGTCTGGACCAGGGCCGCCTAGTGAACCTAGTCAACCTCAGCTTCGGCAAGAAGCTCCGGGAAGACTATCTGGAGTCCCTGCGTCCTCGGCTGCACTCGATCTATGTCTCTGAGGG GTACAACGCTGCGGCCATTCTGACGGTGGAGCCTGTTCTAGGGGGCACCCCGTACCTGGACAAATTTGTGGTGAACTCCAGCCGCCAGGGTCAGGGTTCCGGACAGATGCTGTGGGAGTGCCTTCGGAGGGACCTGCAAACGTTGTTCTGGCGCTCCCGGGTCACCAACCCCATCAATCCCTG GTACTTCAAGCATAGTGATGGCAGCTTCTCCAACAAGCAGTGGATCTTCTTCTGGTTCGGCCTGGCTGACATCCGGGACTCCTATGAACTAGTCAACCACGCCAAGGGGCTGCCAGACTCTTTCTGCAAGCCAGCTTCTGACCCAGGCAGCTGA